The following are encoded in a window of Anopheles stephensi strain Indian chromosome X, UCI_ANSTEP_V1.0, whole genome shotgun sequence genomic DNA:
- the LOC118509306 gene encoding inositol transporter 1-like yields MGREFGKVQPQNSSRHIISNQSSSSSSSIDSNSSVKMRKPLLNERWTSILYTLVAALTYATAGTMVGWSSGTFRRSTLPSSQPVPLPLLDNWSISLAATPAIVITVTVCVVHRSYRWIGTKAFLLTASLLAIGASALDAFGATFWSASAARILAGISAGIAFTLVPSYVDEFGSASRLTTPNRPPLDEILATAFPFGVLLRFGADLLPQPVDPMWNAVRWGVLPTLAFAGLLFLPESARYLCVTGRVSQAALILQRTHEPTVQPGLQECLARWQQPGPGLIEAVKRQANLTLLIPLLALFAFQAFVGALPMMFYLADVLELAGQQVHRSPEQAAAILVAIFTLAVVFSRYLNSPLHPRTVLVLCSLLMALATLALGWHCHERRTRNLDPSDAYSEWPFLCFVLVFVAYALGFYRQPATLLAAEVADENLFALRTIATAICWGSVYLCVRILPVLLNTIGLGWVLWNIALVALSAAGVVLLCLPGQDDYAHKVLPGVCPNSMTSSVCSSGSSSPSVNTCWPCSHTSTGSTGPATIAPEMFQYGEKQPVAGPEMV; encoded by the exons ATGGGACGCGAGTTTGGTAAGGTACAGCCTCAGAACTCTTCCCGCCACATCATCAGCAatcaaagcagcagcagcagtagcagtattGACAGCAATAGCTCAGTGAAGATGCGTAAACCACTGCTCAACGAACGATGGACATCCATACTGTACACCTTGGTCG CTGCCCTAACGTACGCCACGGCCGGCACAATGGTGGGCTGGAGCAGTGGAACCTTCCGCCGTTCAACCTTACCATCCTCCCAGCCCGTTCCGCTCCCCCTGCTAGACAACTGGAGCATCTCCCTTGCCGCCACACCAGCCATCGTAATCACCGTGACGGTCTGTGTCGTCCATCGCTCTTACCGCTGGATCGGTACGAAAGCGTTCCTGCTGACGGCATCACTGCTCGCGATCGGGGCCAGTGCGCTGGACGCATTTGGAGCGACCTTCTGGAGTGCTAGTGCAGCTCGCATACTGGCCGGCATATCGGCCGGTATCGCGTTCACCCTGGTACCCTCGTACGTGGATGAGTTTGGATCAGCGAGTCGTCTAACGACACCGAACCGACCACCGTTGGACGAAATTCTAGCGACAGCCTTTCCGTTCGGCGTTCTGCTACGATTCGGTGCCG ACTTACTCCCGCAACCAGTGGATCCGATGTGGAATGCAGTGCGTTGGGGCGTACTACCAACACTGGCCTTCGCAGGACTTCTTTTCCTGCCCGAATCTGCGCGATACCTTTGCGTGACTGGGCGTGTGTCGCAGGCGGCACTCATCTTGCAGCGTACCCACGAACCAACGGTCCAGCCCGGTCTGCAAGAATGTCTTGCCCGGTGGCAACAACCCGGACCGGGACTGATCGAAGCGGTTAAGCGTCAGGCGAATCTGACCCTGCTCATACCACTGCTCGCCCTGTTTGCGTTCCAAGCGTTCGTCGGTGCACTGCCGATGATGTTCTATCTGGCCGATGTGCTTGAGCTGGCTGGACAGCAGGTGCACCGATCGCCCGAACAAGCTGCCGCCATATTGGTGGCCATCTTTACCCTGGCGGTAGTGTTTAGTCGTTACCTTAATTCACCGCTTCATCCACGGAcggtgctggtgctgtgttcgctgctGATGGCGTTGGCTACCCTTGCACTCGGTTGGCACTGCCACGAGCGTCGTACACGGAACCTCGACCCGTCCGATGCTTACAGTGAGTGGCCGTTCCTATGCTTCGTGCTCGTGTTTGTTGCGTATGCGCTCGGGTTCTATCGGCAGCCCGCAACACTGCTCGCAGCTGAAGTAGCCGATGAGAATCTGTTCGCACTACGAACGATCGCTACCGCTATCTGCTGGGGTTCGGTGTACCTGTGCGTACGGATACTTCCGGTGCTGCTGAACACTATCGGGCTTGGTTGGGTGCTGTGGAACATTGCGCTAGTCGCACTGTCTGCCGCTGGTGTAGTGCTGCTCTGCCTACCGGGGCAGGATGATTACGCACACAAGGTGTTGCCCGGTGTATGCCCCAACTCGATGACTTCCTCGGTGTGTTCGTCCGGTTCTAGCTCACCGAGCGTTAACACCTGCTGGCCCTGCTCCCATACATCCACGGGTAGTACCGGACCCGCCACAATCGCTCCCGAGATGTTCCAGTACGGCGAGAAGCAACCAGTTGCTGGACCGGAAATGGTTTGA